Genomic segment of Streptosporangium sp. NBC_01755:
TACGTGGTCACCACCAACGGCGACCGCCGCCTCACCGGCCCCTGACCCGGATCCCTACGCCGACCTGAAGGCCAGGGACAACCGAGAATCAGCCGTGCCGGGCCTCGCCGTCCCAGGTGGCCTGGGTGATCCCGTCCTGCCGCAGCCGAAACTTCTCGATCTTCTGCGTCGGCGTCTTCGGCAGCGTCGGCACCAGCTCGATGTAGCGGGGCACCATGTAGCCCGGTGCCGTGGCCCGGCAGAACGCGTGCAGTTCCCCGGGGGTCAGCGTCGCACCGGGTCTGGGCACGACGACGGCTTTGACGTCCTCCTCGGTGAGCTCACTGGGCACCCCGATGGCTGCCGCCTCCAGCACCGCCGGATGTCTGATCAGCACCTGTTCCACCTCGTGGGCGGAGATGTTCTCGCCCCGCCGCCGGATGGAGTCGCTGAGCCTGCCCTCGAAGGTCAGGTATCCGTCGTCGTCGAACCTGCCGAGGTCACCGGTGCGCAGCCGGCCGTTCCGGAAGACCTGTGCCGTGGCCTCGGGCATCGCGTGGTAGCCGTTCATCACCAACCCCGGCTCGCGACCGCGCACCATGATCTCACCGATCTCTCCGCTGGGCAGCGGCGATCCGTGGCCGTCCTCGATCCGGACGTCGAACTCCGGGATCACCCGGCCGCACGCCCCCGGCTTCCGCGGCCCGTCGACGGGGTCGTAGACGGACACCCCACCGTCGGTCAGGCCGTAGACCTGCCTGAGCGGGATGCCGAAACGCTCCTCCCAGCCACGGTGCCACTCGGGCATGGGCACCCCCCATGCCAGCCGGACCCGGTGATCGCGGTCTCCGGCGTACGGCGGCTGTTTCCACAGGATCGTCAGCGTCGCGCCCATGAAGTTGAAGACGGACGCGTCAAACGCGCGTACCTCCGCCCAGAACCGGGAGGCGCTGAAGCGCCGGCTCAGCGCGGCCGTGCCTCGGCAGGCCAGAGCCGCCACGACGGTCAGCGTGGCCGCGTCGATGTGGAACAGCGGAAAAGGGCAGTACAGCACGTCGTCGGAGCGCAGTCCCAGGTACTTGGCGTGCAACTGCCCCTGCCTGGCCAGGTACCGGTGGGAGAGAACGCACGCCTTGGAAGCACCGGTGGTGCCGGAGGTGAACAGCATGGTCGCCGCGGCCAGCTCGTCGACCTCGGCGACGGGAGCCGGGGTTCCTTCACCTCGGTGGTCGGCCAGGTCCTCGAACCGCCCGTCACTCGAACCGCCGCGCACGATGACCCGGTCCAGCTCGGGAAGCCGGTCGAGCACGGGCGTGAGGACCGTCAGCAGCTCGGCGTCGGCGACCAGCACCGAGGCCCGCGTCACCCGCAGGGCGTAGCCGAGGCGTTCCCCGAACAGCGCGGTGTTGAGCGGGGCGTGGACGGCACCCAGACGGGCCAGGGCGAACCAGACGAGAACCTGGTCAAGACCGTTGTGCATCAGCAGCGCGACACAACCGCCCTCGCCTATCCCGGCCTGGGCGGCCCACCGGGTCATCGCTAGAAGTTCAGATGCCGCACTCCTTGCGGGCATTCTTGAGGGTCTTCGGTGGCTATAACCGACTGACGCGTCCGCGAGAGG
This window contains:
- a CDS encoding AMP-binding protein — its product is MTRWAAQAGIGEGGCVALLMHNGLDQVLVWFALARLGAVHAPLNTALFGERLGYALRVTRASVLVADAELLTVLTPVLDRLPELDRVIVRGGSSDGRFEDLADHRGEGTPAPVAEVDELAAATMLFTSGTTGASKACVLSHRYLARQGQLHAKYLGLRSDDVLYCPFPLFHIDAATLTVVAALACRGTAALSRRFSASRFWAEVRAFDASVFNFMGATLTILWKQPPYAGDRDHRVRLAWGVPMPEWHRGWEERFGIPLRQVYGLTDGGVSVYDPVDGPRKPGACGRVIPEFDVRIEDGHGSPLPSGEIGEIMVRGREPGLVMNGYHAMPEATAQVFRNGRLRTGDLGRFDDDGYLTFEGRLSDSIRRRGENISAHEVEQVLIRHPAVLEAAAIGVPSELTEEDVKAVVVPRPGATLTPGELHAFCRATAPGYMVPRYIELVPTLPKTPTQKIEKFRLRQDGITQATWDGEARHG